The Gemmatimonadota bacterium sequence GACCTGCTCATCTCAATCACATTATCCACCAGATAAGCTGGCACCGTCGCCTCAGTTGGCACAGTCAACTCACCTACCCCATTGCGGACCATCGTAGTCGCCTCAGCCCAGGGCTTCACGCCCGGCTCATAACCCTTTGCCCGCGCCCATGCCCGATAATCCGAATAACTCGAACCAGCCCCGCCGTGCCCGGCAAAATCCTGCCCTTCATACCCTATACGCGAAGGCGAAGATGGCCTGTTCGACCCCTGAAATGTCTGTGTCTTCTCAGAACCGAGATGCCACTTCCCCGTATATCCCGTCCCATACCCCACCGCTTGCAAACGCCGCGACAAAAGTTCGGGCCGGTCCTCCAACTCGTGAACACTACACCCCACCTCGTGGATATTTGACGTAATGCCATGGGTATGCGGGTACACGCCCGTTTGCAGCGTACCTCGCGCCGGACTACACACCGGATAAACCGTATAAGCATTCTCAAACAACACACCCTCTGCCGCGAGACGATCAATATTCGGCGTGCGACAAGGCGTATCGCCATAAGCACCCACGCCCGACAGCCGGTGTTGATCGGTCAAAATAAAAATGATATTAGGCCTATCTGCCATTTAATCCCTCCCAATACTCCCACATATCATCTGGCGTCTCGAACTGCAACTCATTCCAATTCTTCCACTTAAACCTCGTAAACAATCCCATGCGGATATTGCGACTGCAATTCTTACTCGCGCTGTGAACCATCAAGCCGTGCCAGAAAATCACCGTACCTGCGGGACCTGTAATCTCCATTGGATCGGGCAAATCAATAATCGTCCCCATGTGAATCTGATTGGGTGGCTCATTGGGATCTAAAAACTGGCGATTCACACTCAGCAAAGAATGCGACCTGAAATAATCCGCCATCTTTGCATGCGTGCCCGGCCACACGCAAAACCCGCCCGAGCGGAGCTTGATATCACAGAGATACACAGTCGCAGCAATGGTAAAACCAGCCACCGTCAAATCCTTTTGCCCATAGCCATCCACATGCCCGCCCGAAGGCTTTGACCATTTATCTGTACCCGTGGGATAGCGGAACAACGGCGTCGGCTCAGCCCACTCGGTCAGCCGCCCCTTGCCCGCCATCTCTTCTGCCATATCAAACACACCGTAATCATACACAATAGACCGGTGCAACGTCGGGTCACTACTCTCGGGCTTCTTCGGCTCCGCATTCACCCACGTCTGAGGATCGCTACGATCTGCCCAGACACCGTGCCACAGACCATCCACAGCGCGTTCTAACAATGCGCTGGGCAAAACATCTCGCTTAACCAGATACCCATTATCTTTAAAAAACAGCTTCTCATCATGAGTAAGCAACCCCATGATACGCTCCCTCTTTTCACACTAACCCTACGCCGCCACGGCTTTCTCACCCAAATGCTCTTCAATCCACGCCTTCAAAGGCACATCCTCGGGTTTGGGTGACGTATATCCAAAACCACCCGAAGGACTCGCCCCCAGCAACTGCCTGCGAATGGGATCGCTACGCTCCATAAAATGATCCACCGTCATATTGTCGCGGGGCCGCAACCAGCGGTAGCTATAACCGTAAAACAGCGTACGCCTGGGTGAATTCCAATAATTGGTACTGCTCGAATGCCAGATACGCCGATCAAAAACAACCGCACTACCTTTCGGCACACACACCTGCATACCGCCCTCGGGCATTTCTGAGCGACTTTCGCCCGGAAACACATTGCCCAGATGCGAACCGGGAACCACAACAAAATTCCCTCGAC is a genomic window containing:
- a CDS encoding phytanoyl-CoA dioxygenase family protein is translated as MGLLTHDEKLFFKDNGYLVKRDVLPSALLERAVDGLWHGVWADRSDPQTWVNAEPKKPESSDPTLHRSIVYDYGVFDMAEEMAGKGRLTEWAEPTPLFRYPTGTDKWSKPSGGHVDGYGQKDLTVAGFTIAATVYLCDIKLRSGGFCVWPGTHAKMADYFRSHSLLSVNRQFLDPNEPPNQIHMGTIIDLPDPMEITGPAGTVIFWHGLMVHSASKNCSRNIRMGLFTRFKWKNWNELQFETPDDMWEYWEGLNGR